In Anaerolineae bacterium, the following are encoded in one genomic region:
- a CDS encoding L,D-transpeptidase family protein produces MEVFRPESEHAEGLNSDRHTRRGRARQRYMARQSRRGQARVLPQRPLRVEAGGGSIFSRLADGAALVADAVQDRVRRLSWRSLRGQGLVIVPVLIGLVLLFTTLSAYSSGKVVAGVSVGGISLAGMTEQEAAEALKRAWRDVQLTLREGERSWSVRASELGFRLDTAASAHRAVTYGREQGGLGAMISAAITGVNLGPIIDLDLAVARDALIRIAGQANVPARNATVRLQGVVVTHIPAQPGSRLNIGELLPMLASDPAGIVARGTIDLPMNPVPPLIVDATPLVEYAQALLERDLVLEAYDPVADESRRYSIPPEEWGKWLDTQLIYHETGPRLYLSVAAAPVRAFLEQQAQALPDPLTLDLGDGVRAIQQAVADGSLNTWVTVRYEPYIYTVGRGETAYGISRTTGIPFYLIEQANPDRDLSELYVGDTIVIPSRDSLLPLRPVRNKRIVVDLSDQYLWAFENGQVVYEWPISSGIASAPTATGVFQILSHAEAARGSSYTLCDANTCGQWVMSWFMGIYEAVPGLMNGFHGAVELPNGRYLGDGQVGRPFTFGCIMSQDDNAYKLYTWAEEGVIVEIRQ; encoded by the coding sequence ATGGAAGTATTCCGCCCGGAAAGCGAACACGCAGAAGGACTGAATTCAGATCGCCACACTCGTCGAGGACGGGCGCGCCAGCGTTACATGGCCCGCCAGTCCCGCCGCGGACAAGCGCGGGTGCTTCCCCAGCGCCCGCTGAGGGTTGAGGCAGGAGGAGGGAGCATCTTCTCTCGTCTTGCCGACGGTGCGGCGCTGGTTGCAGACGCTGTACAGGACCGGGTGCGGCGGCTCTCCTGGCGCTCTCTGCGCGGCCAGGGGCTGGTGATTGTGCCGGTTCTGATCGGGCTGGTCCTGCTGTTTACCACCCTGTCGGCGTATTCTTCTGGAAAGGTCGTGGCTGGCGTATCCGTCGGTGGGATTTCGCTGGCCGGCATGACGGAGCAGGAGGCCGCCGAGGCGCTTAAGCGGGCCTGGCGGGATGTGCAATTGACCCTCCGGGAAGGTGAGCGCAGCTGGTCAGTGCGGGCCAGCGAACTGGGCTTCAGGCTGGATACTGCTGCCTCAGCACATCGTGCTGTGACCTATGGACGGGAGCAGGGTGGTCTGGGGGCGATGATCAGCGCGGCGATTACGGGCGTCAATCTTGGCCCGATTATTGATCTGGATCTCGCTGTAGCCCGCGATGCGCTGATCCGGATTGCCGGTCAGGCGAATGTACCGGCCAGGAATGCAACGGTTCGGCTGCAGGGCGTGGTGGTGACTCATATCCCGGCCCAGCCGGGTAGCCGGCTGAATATAGGCGAGTTGCTGCCCATGCTGGCGTCCGATCCGGCGGGGATTGTGGCGAGGGGCACGATCGATCTACCGATGAATCCAGTTCCCCCTCTGATTGTTGATGCTACGCCGCTGGTCGAATACGCCCAGGCCCTGCTTGAGCGTGATCTGGTGCTTGAGGCGTACGATCCCGTTGCGGATGAGTCGCGCCGCTATTCGATACCGCCGGAGGAATGGGGCAAGTGGCTGGATACACAGCTGATCTATCATGAGACCGGGCCACGCTTGTACCTGTCTGTGGCAGCGGCGCCGGTACGCGCCTTTCTGGAACAGCAGGCTCAGGCTTTGCCCGATCCGCTGACCCTTGATCTTGGCGATGGCGTCCGTGCGATTCAACAGGCAGTGGCCGATGGTTCGCTCAATACCTGGGTGACGGTGCGCTATGAACCTTACATCTATACTGTTGGCCGAGGGGAGACGGCATACGGTATCTCACGTACAACCGGTATTCCTTTCTACCTGATCGAGCAGGCCAACCCGGATCGCGATCTTTCCGAGCTGTATGTTGGCGATACAATCGTCATCCCCTCGCGTGATAGCCTGTTACCGCTGCGGCCTGTGCGGAATAAGCGAATTGTGGTCGATTTGAGCGACCAGTACCTGTGGGCGTTTGAAAACGGCCAGGTGGTGTATGAGTGGCCGATCTCCAGTGGTATCGCCTCCGCACCGACTGCCACAGGCGTGTTCCAGATTCTGAGTCATGCGGAGGCTGCCCGTGGCAGTAGCTACACGCTGTGCGATGCCAATACGTGCGGGCAGTGGGTGATGAGCTGGTTCATGGGTATCTACGAAGCGGTGCCCGGTTTGATGAACGGCTTCCATGGCGCTGTTGAGCTGCCTAACGGGCGTTACCTGGGTGACGGGCAGGTTGGGCGTCCCTTCACATTTGGCTGCATCATGTCCCAGGACGATAACGCCTATAAGCTCTATACCTGGGCTGAGGAAGGGGTGATCGTCGAAATCCGGCAGTGA
- the lysS gene encoding lysine--tRNA ligase: MSWEPNNVERDRLEKLARLTELGVEAYPPRVERTHTAAQAIAAFEAVEDDPEAAESIEVTVCGRVRRINIKGKVAFWHIEDGSGRVQLMIRLDNVGEATYALVQDKLIELDDFVQARGVMMRTRSGEVSVQVYELRLLAKAVSPLPVIKEKVKEDGTISRFGEFSDKETRYRQRYADLAVNPEVREVFRKRARMISALRRFLDDEGFLEVETPILQPIYGGAAARPFVTHHNQLDQDLYLRISFELYLKRLLVGMYDAVYEIGRDFRNEGVSFKHNPEFTQIEFYKAYIDYYGVMDLTERLLAFVVQQVTGDTVITYQDHRIDFRPPWKRLTLHEAILATTGIDYKQHPDAASLRAAMRQRGYQARDDATWGKLVDSLLGEVEPTLIQPTFILDYPRDISPFAKMLPGDPSHVERFEFFIGGMEMGNAFTELNDPQDQEARFLEMGRLYADDQDEATPLDEDYLRAMRYGMPPCGGWGMGVDRLAMLLTDQRSIRDVLLFPHMRDEEG, translated from the coding sequence ATGTCCTGGGAACCGAACAATGTAGAGCGTGACCGGCTGGAAAAGCTGGCTCGTCTGACAGAACTGGGGGTTGAGGCTTATCCGCCGCGGGTAGAACGCACCCATACCGCCGCGCAAGCTATCGCTGCTTTTGAAGCTGTTGAGGATGACCCGGAGGCGGCGGAAAGCATTGAGGTCACTGTCTGCGGGCGCGTGCGACGAATCAATATCAAGGGCAAGGTGGCATTCTGGCATATTGAGGATGGCAGCGGGCGTGTGCAGCTGATGATCCGGCTGGATAATGTCGGGGAAGCCACCTATGCGCTGGTTCAGGATAAGCTCATCGAACTAGACGATTTTGTTCAGGCTCGCGGGGTTATGATGCGCACGCGCAGCGGCGAGGTTAGCGTGCAGGTGTACGAACTGCGGCTATTGGCCAAGGCGGTCAGCCCCCTGCCGGTCATCAAAGAGAAGGTCAAGGAAGATGGCACGATCAGCCGGTTCGGGGAATTCAGCGACAAAGAGACCCGCTATCGCCAACGTTACGCCGATCTGGCGGTCAATCCAGAAGTGCGTGAGGTCTTCCGCAAGCGCGCGCGAATGATCAGCGCGTTGCGGAGGTTCCTGGATGACGAGGGCTTTTTGGAGGTGGAGACGCCGATTCTGCAGCCGATCTATGGCGGGGCGGCGGCCCGGCCATTCGTTACGCACCATAACCAGCTTGATCAGGACCTCTACCTGCGCATCAGCTTCGAGTTATATCTCAAACGGCTGTTGGTCGGCATGTACGACGCTGTGTACGAGATAGGCCGTGACTTCCGCAACGAAGGGGTGAGCTTCAAGCACAACCCGGAGTTCACCCAGATCGAGTTTTACAAGGCCTATATCGATTACTACGGGGTGATGGATCTCACGGAGCGGTTGCTGGCCTTTGTCGTGCAACAGGTCACCGGTGACACCGTGATCACCTACCAGGACCACCGGATCGATTTCAGGCCGCCCTGGAAGCGCCTGACGTTGCATGAGGCGATCCTGGCTACCACGGGGATCGACTACAAACAGCACCCCGATGCGGCTTCTCTGCGCGCCGCTATGCGCCAGCGCGGATACCAGGCACGCGATGACGCGACCTGGGGCAAGCTCGTCGACAGCCTGCTGGGCGAGGTTGAGCCGACGTTGATCCAGCCGACGTTCATCCTGGACTATCCCCGCGATATCTCCCCTTTCGCCAAGATGTTGCCCGGCGATCCGTCCCATGTGGAACGGTTTGAGTTCTTTATCGGTGGGATGGAGATGGGGAACGCCTTTACCGAACTCAACGATCCGCAGGATCAGGAAGCGCGCTTTCTGGAGATGGGCCGGTTGTATGCCGACGATCAGGATGAAGCGACGCCGCTGGACGAAGATTATCTGCGTGCTATGCGCTACGGCATGCCGCCATGTGGTGGCTGGGGCATGGGCGTAGACCGGCTGGCTATGCTGCTTACCGACCAGCGCAGCATCCGGGATGTGTTGTTGTTTCCGCACATGCGGGATGAAGAAGGGTAG
- the trmD gene encoding tRNA (guanosine(37)-N1)-methyltransferase TrmD, with the protein MHIDVFTLFPAMFHGPLSESILKRAQDNGLLTVALHNIRDYTTDKHHITDDTPYGGGGGMVMKAEPVVIAVESVLGSNLRQVPVILLSPQGRVLTQAIARELATHPRLALICGHYEGVDERVRELVVSDELSIGDYVLTGGELPAMVLIDVLTRLIPGALGAPQAAEQDSHATGILEGPHYTRPPEFRGLKVPDVLINGHHARITRWRREHGLRRTWQRRPDLLLTASLDDADRHFLATLAEEDAPPPADE; encoded by the coding sequence GTGCACATCGATGTCTTCACATTATTCCCTGCTATGTTCCACGGGCCGCTCTCCGAGAGCATCCTCAAACGCGCTCAGGATAACGGATTGCTGACCGTTGCCCTGCACAACATCCGTGATTACACCACCGATAAGCACCATATCACTGATGATACTCCATACGGCGGCGGAGGCGGTATGGTGATGAAGGCCGAGCCGGTTGTGATTGCTGTGGAAAGCGTGCTGGGGAGCAATCTGAGGCAGGTGCCGGTGATTCTGCTTTCCCCGCAGGGGCGTGTCCTGACTCAGGCGATCGCCCGTGAACTGGCTACCCATCCGCGCCTGGCGCTCATCTGCGGGCATTACGAAGGGGTAGATGAGCGTGTGCGCGAACTGGTCGTCAGCGATGAATTGAGCATTGGGGATTACGTACTCACCGGTGGCGAACTGCCAGCCATGGTGCTGATTGACGTCCTCACCCGGCTGATCCCGGGTGCGCTGGGCGCGCCGCAGGCCGCTGAGCAGGACAGCCACGCAACCGGCATTCTGGAAGGCCCACACTACACCCGTCCGCCGGAATTCCGGGGGCTAAAGGTGCCGGACGTGCTCATCAACGGCCACCACGCCCGCATTACCCGCTGGCGACGCGAACATGGCTTGCGTCGTACCTGGCAGCGCCGTCCTGATCTACTGCTGACCGCCAGCCTGGACGATGCTGATCGGCACTTCCTGGCTACCCTCGCGGAAGAAGATGCTCCGCCCCCGGCTGACGAATAG
- a CDS encoding HAD-IIA family hydrolase yields the protein MPADWELLGGIRAAVLDMDGVLWRGNAALPGLVELFEFFDQAGISYILATNNSTTTVNAYVEKLRRFGVTVRPESIVTSAVATADYLRLHYGDGVRVHVVGEAGLIQTLAEAGYSSVAADANVVVVGLDREVTYEKLRRASTMIRNGARFIGTNADRTFPMPDGLVPGAGSLLAFLQACTDQQPLVIGKPEATMFAMALTRLGTRPDQTLMVGDRVDTDVVGARQAGLLTALVLSGVTSADMLASSPAQPDLLFDDIAALRQAWQSVRGKSAPV from the coding sequence ATGCCAGCAGACTGGGAATTACTGGGCGGCATTCGGGCGGCAGTGCTGGATATGGATGGCGTCCTGTGGCGCGGGAACGCCGCCTTGCCTGGCCTCGTTGAGCTGTTTGAGTTCTTTGATCAGGCGGGAATATCGTATATTCTGGCGACCAACAATAGCACCACCACCGTCAATGCTTACGTGGAAAAGCTGCGGCGATTTGGTGTAACTGTGCGGCCGGAGAGCATCGTGACTTCCGCGGTGGCGACGGCCGATTACCTGCGCCTGCACTACGGCGACGGGGTGCGAGTACATGTTGTGGGGGAGGCCGGCCTGATCCAGACACTGGCTGAGGCCGGGTATTCGAGCGTGGCGGCTGATGCCAATGTAGTCGTCGTCGGGCTTGATCGGGAAGTCACTTACGAGAAGTTGCGGCGAGCTTCAACGATGATTCGGAACGGGGCGCGGTTCATCGGGACCAACGCCGATCGCACATTCCCGATGCCGGATGGGCTGGTGCCTGGCGCGGGTAGCCTGCTGGCGTTTCTGCAGGCCTGCACTGACCAGCAACCCCTGGTGATCGGTAAGCCGGAGGCGACTATGTTCGCTATGGCCCTGACCCGACTGGGAACGCGACCGGACCAGACATTGATGGTTGGCGATCGGGTGGATACCGATGTTGTGGGCGCCAGGCAAGCAGGTTTGCTGACCGCACTGGTACTGAGCGGCGTCACGTCGGCTGATATGCTAGCCAGCAGCCCGGCCCAGCCTGATCTATTGTTTGATGATATTGCAGCATTACGGCAGGCCTGGCAGTCTGTTCGGGGGAAGTCGGCGCCGGTCTAA
- the rlmN gene encoding 23S rRNA (adenine(2503)-C(2))-methyltransferase RlmN, whose protein sequence is MPEEIAMIQLYDLTLDELTALVTGWGQPAYRARQIWQWLYVQKVTDIQDMRNLPADLRAQLAEETRLNALEVARELYSTDGQTVKWLFRLPDGQLIESVLMGYADGRRTACISTQAGCAMGCVFCATGQMGFARHLSSGEIVEQAVFLARWLEGRGERLSNVVLMGMGEPLHNYEQVLAAIRRLNAPEGLGIGQRHITLSTVGLVPQIRRFADENLQVKLAISLHAATDEERSALLPVNSRWPLRELLDACRYYIEKTGRRVTFEWALIAGQNDVPEQAHALGSLLQGLLCHVNLIPLNPTGGYSGQPSDPDRVAAFQAILATYGVRNTVRVRRGIDINAGCGQLKAEVIRSRDVR, encoded by the coding sequence ATGCCGGAAGAAATTGCCATGATCCAGCTTTACGATCTCACGCTAGATGAACTCACTGCGCTGGTCACCGGATGGGGACAGCCAGCCTACCGGGCACGCCAGATCTGGCAGTGGCTGTATGTGCAGAAGGTCACTGACATTCAGGACATGCGCAACCTGCCCGCCGATCTGAGGGCGCAACTGGCGGAGGAAACACGGCTTAACGCCCTTGAGGTAGCGCGGGAGCTGTACTCGACAGACGGCCAAACAGTCAAGTGGCTCTTTCGCCTGCCGGACGGCCAGTTGATCGAAAGCGTCCTGATGGGTTATGCGGATGGGAGACGGACAGCGTGCATCAGCACTCAGGCTGGCTGCGCGATGGGTTGTGTCTTCTGTGCGACCGGACAGATGGGTTTTGCCCGCCATCTCTCCTCAGGGGAGATTGTGGAGCAAGCGGTCTTCCTGGCAAGGTGGCTGGAGGGGCGCGGCGAACGGCTGAGCAATGTGGTGTTGATGGGCATGGGAGAACCCCTGCATAACTACGAGCAGGTCCTGGCGGCGATCCGGCGGCTGAACGCGCCGGAAGGGCTTGGTATCGGTCAGCGTCATATTACGCTCAGCACTGTTGGACTGGTGCCACAGATCCGTCGTTTTGCGGACGAGAATCTTCAGGTGAAACTGGCCATCAGTCTGCATGCAGCGACAGACGAAGAACGATCGGCATTGTTGCCGGTCAACAGTCGCTGGCCGCTGCGTGAACTGCTTGACGCCTGCCGGTACTATATTGAAAAGACGGGCCGGCGGGTTACCTTCGAGTGGGCACTGATCGCAGGGCAAAATGACGTGCCGGAACAGGCCCATGCACTTGGTTCGCTGCTGCAGGGGCTGTTATGTCACGTCAATCTGATCCCCCTCAACCCGACTGGCGGCTATAGCGGGCAACCTTCTGATCCCGATCGTGTGGCCGCCTTCCAGGCGATTCTGGCCACGTATGGCGTCAGGAACACCGTGCGTGTGCGGCGGGGAATCGACATCAATGCTGGATGCGGGCAGTTGAAAGCGGAGGTCATCCGTTCCAGGGATGTTCGCTGA